One Rossellomorea aquimaris DNA window includes the following coding sequences:
- a CDS encoding SRPBCC family protein yields MENLSKMRIQKPVHEIFEAFVDPEKIGNFWFSSSSERWEEGKTVTLRYEEYGAQGNIDIKEIQAHKKIVFEWAGNHKVTITFVQEEKGSTIVEVKEEGFDENNENLISQLLDNKEGWVYMLTCLKGYMEYGVNLRAALVK; encoded by the coding sequence ATGGAAAATCTCTCTAAAATGAGAATTCAAAAGCCGGTACATGAAATTTTTGAGGCATTTGTTGATCCAGAAAAAATAGGTAACTTCTGGTTTTCTTCAAGTTCTGAAAGGTGGGAGGAAGGAAAGACTGTTACGTTAAGATATGAAGAATATGGCGCACAAGGTAATATAGACATAAAAGAAATTCAAGCACATAAGAAGATTGTCTTCGAGTGGGCAGGAAACCATAAAGTAACCATAACATTTGTACAAGAAGAAAAAGGCAGCACAATTGTAGAAGTCAAAGAAGAAGGATTCGATGAGAACAACGAAAACCTTATCAGCCAATTATTAGACAATAAAGAGGGTTGGGTATACATGCTGACTTGCTTGAAGGGATACATGGAGTATGGTGTCAATCTTAGAGCGGCGCTGGTTAAGTGA
- a CDS encoding DUF6220 domain-containing protein, translated as MKEHRTGRVGFFILSVFFAASVLAQVYIAGAATFVNPTNWAKHIEFVHLFGFTIPLLMLIFAFIGRLPRRSLIQVMGVMLTIFLMYFTANITRTLPWAGALHPVISVVIAGQSIVIVTNAWNLISKKKREELTK; from the coding sequence GTGAAAGAACATAGGACGGGAAGAGTAGGATTCTTTATACTATCAGTATTTTTTGCTGCATCTGTCTTGGCCCAAGTTTATATCGCAGGTGCTGCAACGTTTGTAAACCCGACAAACTGGGCTAAACATATAGAGTTTGTTCATCTATTCGGTTTTACTATACCGCTTCTGATGCTGATTTTTGCATTCATCGGGAGATTGCCTCGTAGAAGCTTGATTCAAGTAATGGGAGTGATGTTAACCATTTTTCTCATGTACTTCACGGCTAATATTACAAGGACCCTGCCTTGGGCTGGAGCTCTGCATCCAGTAATCTCTGTTGTTATAGCAGGGCAGTCAATTGTTATCGTTACAAATGCCTGGAACCTGATAAGCAAGAAGAAGAGAGAGGAGCTAACGAAATGA
- a CDS encoding HAMP domain-containing sensor histidine kinase: protein MSIKKRLILSNIGMIVIPIVSLLIVEVVVGYLFFYVLNRKPEGEDLQFFLTLRFGAIVVILVITNGLLTYYISRSIIEPIRRLSLAAKRISEGNLDYSCVSDKRDELGRLSNTFEEMRLKLKEAAAIQKQYELNRQELIASISHDLKTPLTSIKGYVNGIQDGVASTPEKLNRYMSKIEKSANDMDGLIDELFLYSKLDLEQLPFTYEKVKLNDYFDDYIEELSLKLEKEHGKAVLYHDQHGSYIVEADREKLNRVVMNITQNSLKYMDKTVKEIQVILSEDQYEVQVEIKDNGSGIAKGDLPYIFDSFYRTDTSRNSATGGTGLGLSIAKKIIEKHGGEIWAVSEPGVGTSIYFTLKKVK from the coding sequence GTGTCCATAAAGAAAAGACTGATCTTATCGAATATAGGGATGATTGTCATTCCTATTGTCAGCTTATTGATTGTCGAAGTGGTTGTAGGATATTTGTTTTTTTATGTGTTAAATAGAAAGCCGGAAGGGGAGGATTTGCAATTTTTTCTTACCCTTCGTTTTGGTGCTATAGTAGTGATATTAGTAATCACTAACGGCTTACTGACCTATTATATTTCCAGGAGTATTATAGAGCCTATAAGAAGATTATCATTAGCAGCCAAAAGAATAAGTGAAGGCAATCTCGATTATAGTTGTGTTTCTGATAAGAGGGATGAGTTAGGCCGATTGTCCAATACATTTGAAGAAATGCGGCTTAAACTGAAGGAAGCTGCAGCAATTCAAAAACAGTACGAACTGAATCGTCAGGAGCTCATTGCCAGTATTTCACATGATTTAAAAACGCCATTAACATCCATTAAAGGATATGTGAACGGTATACAAGATGGAGTTGCAAGCACTCCTGAGAAACTGAATCGCTATATGTCTAAAATTGAGAAAAGCGCTAATGATATGGACGGCCTCATCGATGAACTATTTTTATATTCGAAGCTTGACCTGGAACAATTGCCGTTTACGTATGAGAAGGTAAAACTGAACGACTACTTTGATGATTACATTGAAGAACTTTCTTTAAAGCTTGAAAAAGAGCATGGTAAAGCGGTGCTATATCATGATCAGCATGGTTCTTATATCGTTGAGGCAGACAGGGAAAAATTAAATAGGGTCGTCATGAATATTACACAAAACAGTTTGAAATATATGGATAAAACAGTTAAGGAAATTCAAGTCATTCTGAGTGAGGATCAGTATGAAGTCCAGGTGGAAATCAAAGACAATGGAAGCGGAATCGCGAAAGGCGATTTACCTTATATCTTTGACAGCTTCTATAGGACAGATACATCGAGAAATTCAGCCACGGGAGGTACCGGGCTTGGCCTGTCGATAGCCAAAAAAATAATAGAAAAACACGGCGGGGAAATCTGGGCAGTTAGTGAGCCTGGAGTGGGGACGAGTATTTATTTTACATTGAAAAAGGTGAAATGA
- a CDS encoding alpha/beta hydrolase has product MAIYHKVIGEGFPVVMVHGWTLDHQAMMHAMEPNFENRSGWKRIYIDLPGMGLSEPQSSIKNSDDMLEAVVELLDELIPDQPFIVCGYSYGGYMARGIVQVRHDRVHGLMLLAPMVIAETDKRVLPQKTVFKRDRNLLSGLSSEEADAFASMGVVLGKAEWERFRDDILIPSGQTNDEFVNRIREDGYGFTFGLSQKLGYPTLIVTGLQDHVVGYQDAWRLIEYYPRATFAVVDMAGHNVQIEQVDVFNTLVQSWLDKLETEILPPM; this is encoded by the coding sequence TTGGCTATTTACCATAAAGTAATAGGAGAAGGTTTTCCCGTTGTAATGGTGCATGGGTGGACGCTTGACCATCAGGCGATGATGCATGCAATGGAACCGAATTTCGAGAACAGAAGCGGTTGGAAAAGGATATACATAGATCTGCCGGGAATGGGGCTTTCCGAGCCCCAATCGTCCATTAAGAACTCGGACGATATGTTAGAAGCTGTGGTTGAGCTATTGGACGAGCTGATTCCTGATCAACCATTCATCGTGTGCGGATATTCATATGGGGGATATATGGCTAGGGGAATCGTTCAGGTCCGACATGACAGAGTTCATGGCTTAATGCTTCTGGCACCAATGGTCATAGCTGAAACCGACAAAAGAGTACTTCCTCAGAAGACCGTTTTCAAAAGAGACCGCAATTTGCTATCAGGACTTTCTTCAGAAGAAGCGGATGCATTTGCCTCCATGGGGGTCGTTCTAGGTAAGGCTGAATGGGAAAGGTTCCGGGATGATATACTGATTCCTTCGGGCCAAACGAATGATGAATTCGTAAACAGGATCCGTGAAGATGGGTATGGCTTCACCTTCGGACTCTCACAGAAACTTGGCTATCCCACGTTAATTGTAACTGGTCTGCAAGACCATGTAGTAGGCTATCAGGATGCCTGGCGGCTAATAGAGTATTATCCAAGGGCAACGTTTGCTGTCGTTGATATGGCTGGTCATAATGTCCAGATCGAGCAAGTCGATGTATTTAACACCTTGGTTCAAAGCTGGTTGGACAAACTTGAAACAGAGATTTTGCCGCCGATGTAA
- a CDS encoding quinone oxidoreductase — MKALIFEKFGGPDVLHYQEIDSPQMGPDEVLLEMKAIGLNFADVYRRKGNYHLAGDPPYICGYEGAGVVKNVGANVNGIDVGDRIAFADVPYANAELVAVPKEKAIPLPDDISYETAASLLLQGLTAHYLTKDSYSIKNGDTALIYAAAGGVGQLLVQIIKILGGTVIGLTSSEEKRQAALSIGADHMFLYSEDWNQLVQDVTGGKGADVVYESVGSTLTESFEVTRIGGTVVFFGMAGGDPVTVDPRMLMDTSKTLTGGDLWNVLTSHEERVSRSHELFGWIQEGKLKVSEPTVFPLGEGAKAHEYLESRKSTGKILLIP; from the coding sequence ATGAAAGCACTCATATTTGAAAAGTTCGGTGGACCCGATGTCCTCCACTATCAGGAGATTGATTCTCCGCAAATGGGACCCGATGAAGTTTTATTGGAAATGAAGGCAATCGGGCTGAATTTCGCGGATGTTTATAGAAGAAAAGGAAATTATCACTTAGCAGGAGATCCACCGTACATATGTGGGTATGAAGGAGCAGGTGTAGTCAAAAATGTAGGAGCTAACGTGAATGGAATTGACGTTGGGGACCGCATCGCTTTTGCCGATGTACCTTATGCGAATGCTGAACTTGTGGCAGTGCCAAAGGAAAAAGCCATCCCACTGCCGGATGATATATCGTATGAAACGGCTGCATCCCTTTTGTTACAAGGCCTTACTGCTCATTACTTAACGAAAGACAGCTATAGTATCAAAAATGGGGATACTGCTTTAATCTATGCGGCAGCAGGAGGAGTCGGACAGCTTCTTGTGCAAATCATCAAGATACTAGGTGGCACAGTCATCGGTTTAACGTCCTCGGAAGAAAAGAGACAGGCGGCGTTGTCCATAGGTGCTGATCACATGTTTTTATATAGTGAAGACTGGAACCAGCTGGTACAAGATGTGACTGGAGGTAAAGGTGCAGACGTTGTATATGAATCAGTAGGTTCGACATTAACGGAAAGTTTTGAAGTAACTCGCATCGGAGGGACGGTCGTATTCTTTGGTATGGCGGGAGGCGATCCTGTTACTGTTGATCCCCGCATGTTGATGGACACCTCGAAAACCTTGACCGGTGGAGACTTATGGAATGTATTGACGTCTCATGAAGAACGGGTGAGCCGTTCCCACGAACTGTTTGGATGGATCCAGGAAGGAAAGTTAAAGGTTTCCGAACCAACGGTCTTTCCTTTAGGCGAAGGCGCAAAAGCACATGAATATTTAGAAAGCAGAAAAAGTACAGGAAAAATCTTATTGATTCCATAA
- a CDS encoding glycerophosphodiester phosphodiesterase family protein: protein MGKLKKGIKVTIVVSLVLTVFVYLNNGSMFTEERKGEPILLAHRGLAQTFPIEGITGETCTAEVIHEPEHPYLENTIPSMEAAFESGADIVEIDIQPTRDGEFAIFHDWTLDCRTDGTGKTRDHTMEELRKLDIGYGYTADNGKTYPFRGKGIGEIPTLNEVLTHFPNKEFLIHIKSNDPTEGKQLAEYLSKYPEERKGDLSVYGGDQPIETLKESLPDLRVMSKATLKSCLLSYEAISWTGYIPGSCKNTQIHIPEKYASYLWGFPDKFINRMEDVNTRVILVAGDGDWSEGFDEKSDLERVQESYNGGIWTNRIDRIAPLIND, encoded by the coding sequence AAGTAACGATAGTGGTCAGCCTTGTATTAACGGTTTTTGTTTATCTAAATAATGGTTCTATGTTTACAGAGGAAAGAAAAGGAGAGCCGATCCTTTTGGCTCATCGGGGCTTAGCTCAAACTTTTCCTATAGAAGGTATAACTGGCGAAACGTGTACAGCAGAAGTCATCCATGAACCTGAACACCCTTACTTGGAAAACACCATTCCTTCAATGGAAGCAGCTTTCGAATCAGGAGCGGATATAGTGGAAATTGATATCCAACCTACGAGAGACGGGGAATTTGCCATTTTTCACGATTGGACCCTTGATTGTAGAACAGATGGCACTGGAAAGACAAGGGACCATACGATGGAAGAGCTGAGAAAGTTAGATATAGGATATGGTTATACAGCTGACAATGGAAAGACGTATCCATTTCGAGGGAAAGGAATAGGAGAGATACCTACATTAAATGAAGTATTAACGCATTTTCCAAATAAGGAATTTTTAATTCACATTAAGAGTAACGATCCAACTGAAGGAAAACAATTAGCTGAGTACCTCTCTAAGTACCCCGAGGAAAGGAAAGGCGATCTATCCGTATATGGCGGGGATCAACCTATTGAAACGTTAAAGGAGAGTTTGCCTGATTTGCGTGTCATGTCAAAAGCCACGCTGAAAAGCTGTCTACTATCTTATGAAGCAATAAGTTGGACGGGTTATATACCCGGTTCTTGTAAAAATACGCAAATTCATATACCAGAAAAATATGCTTCTTACCTTTGGGGGTTCCCCGATAAATTCATAAACAGAATGGAAGATGTCAATACAAGGGTCATTCTTGTTGCCGGTGACGGTGATTGGTCAGAAGGGTTTGATGAGAAGTCAGACCTTGAGCGTGTTCAAGAGAGTTATAATGGTGGTATTTGGACAAATAGGATAGACCGGATAGCTCCTTTAATAAACGATTGA
- a CDS encoding sigma-70 family RNA polymerase sigma factor, producing the protein MRKVKDEENFEGRDAWLEMIMDEYGERLTKLAYNYVKDWNQAEDIVQDAFITCFNHYEKIDEIKFFKSWIYRLVINQSKDVLKSSAFKRVVMNSSLFSLFTSKDPLPEMSLLKRSEEEFLSKCILSLPVKYREVITLYYYEECSIEEIKGMLGLNQNTIKTRLNRGRAKLKNMMERWGYDGEQA; encoded by the coding sequence GTGAGAAAAGTTAAGGATGAAGAGAATTTTGAAGGTCGGGATGCCTGGCTTGAAATGATAATGGATGAGTACGGCGAACGGCTCACCAAGTTAGCCTATAACTATGTGAAAGATTGGAACCAGGCCGAAGACATTGTTCAAGATGCATTTATCACATGCTTCAACCATTATGAGAAAATAGATGAGATTAAATTTTTCAAATCGTGGATTTATCGGCTGGTCATTAATCAATCGAAGGATGTACTGAAGAGTTCAGCGTTTAAGAGAGTGGTGATGAATTCAAGTCTTTTTTCTCTTTTCACATCAAAGGACCCGTTGCCAGAAATGAGTTTACTGAAGCGAAGTGAGGAAGAGTTTCTTTCCAAGTGTATATTGTCGTTGCCTGTAAAGTATCGGGAAGTGATCACGCTTTATTATTATGAGGAATGCTCCATTGAAGAGATTAAAGGTATGTTAGGTCTGAACCAGAATACGATCAAAACGAGATTGAACAGAGGCAGGGCAAAGCTGAAAAATATGATGGAAAGGTGGGGGTATGATGGAGAGCAAGCTTAA
- a CDS encoding response regulator transcription factor, producing the protein MHKILIIEDETDIAELERDYLEVNGFDSDIASTGEEGLNLASTNSYSLILLDLMLPGIDGFQLCKKLRGYLDIPILMVTARKEDIDKIRGFDRGADDYIVKPFTPSELVARVKAHIARYNRLINREEKKKEIVIKNLMVDLDSRRVFVDQAEIAFTAKEFDLLVFLATHPNRVFSKEHLFERLWGYDSLGDITTVTVHIRKIREKIEQDPSTPEFIETIWGVGYRFKK; encoded by the coding sequence GTGCATAAAATATTGATAATAGAAGACGAGACAGATATTGCTGAATTAGAGAGGGATTATTTAGAAGTGAATGGGTTTGATAGTGATATTGCATCAACTGGAGAGGAAGGATTGAACTTGGCAAGCACGAATTCCTACAGTCTAATTTTGTTAGATTTAATGCTGCCGGGAATCGATGGGTTTCAGTTATGTAAGAAACTGAGAGGGTATCTGGATATTCCGATTCTTATGGTTACCGCAAGAAAAGAAGACATTGACAAAATCAGGGGATTTGATCGGGGAGCAGATGATTATATCGTAAAGCCTTTCACTCCCAGTGAACTCGTTGCAAGGGTAAAAGCTCATATTGCCAGGTATAACCGATTAATCAACCGAGAAGAAAAGAAAAAGGAGATTGTGATTAAGAATCTTATGGTCGATTTGGATTCACGCAGAGTATTCGTTGACCAAGCTGAAATAGCATTTACTGCCAAGGAATTCGACTTATTGGTATTCCTGGCGACCCATCCTAACAGGGTTTTCAGTAAAGAACACCTATTCGAACGGCTTTGGGGATATGATTCTTTGGGAGACATCACGACGGTTACCGTTCATATCCGGAAGATCAGAGAGAAAATCGAGCAGGATCCTTCAACCCCTGAATTTATTGAAACGATTTGGGGCGTAGGGTACCGCTTCAAGAAGTAA
- a CDS encoding AAA family ATPase — MTNIIILNGGSSSGKTTLAKCLQNSFTEPWLRFSIDDLIKSMPDAMLKKDSGIKLCEDGSVSPGTEFRELESAWMHGIGEMARKGAGIIIDDVFLSGVEARKRWESTLEGLQVLWIGVLCDPIVAAAREKARGDRIEGMAVAQAAVVHQGMLYDISVDTTKASPEECARLIEQKV, encoded by the coding sequence ATGACAAACATCATAATCCTAAACGGTGGATCAAGCTCCGGAAAAACGACTCTGGCGAAATGTCTGCAGAATTCCTTCACCGAGCCATGGCTGAGATTCAGCATTGATGACCTGATCAAGTCTATGCCTGATGCCATGCTAAAGAAAGACAGCGGAATTAAGCTCTGTGAAGACGGATCGGTCAGTCCAGGTACAGAGTTTCGAGAATTGGAATCGGCATGGATGCACGGTATTGGAGAGATGGCAAGGAAAGGAGCCGGGATCATCATCGACGATGTTTTCCTTAGTGGAGTGGAAGCTCGTAAACGATGGGAAAGTACTTTGGAAGGATTGCAGGTACTTTGGATTGGCGTCTTATGTGACCCGATTGTAGCGGCTGCTCGTGAGAAAGCGCGAGGGGATCGCATTGAAGGCATGGCAGTTGCACAGGCTGCTGTGGTTCACCAAGGCATGCTTTATGATATTTCAGTTGATACAACTAAGGCATCGCCGGAGGAATGTGCACGACTGATTGAACAGAAAGTGTAA
- a CDS encoding GNAT family N-acetyltransferase, producing MIIRRLNKDEELPMELLLLADPSEKIVKEYTSRGECFAAELEKKIVGVYVLLPTRPETVELVNVAVAEELHGKGIGKQLVMDAVKVAREKGYKTIEVGTGNSGVGQLALYQKCGFRIVGVDLDFFVRHYPEEIFENGIQCRDMIRLSQDL from the coding sequence ATGATTATTAGAAGACTAAATAAGGATGAAGAACTTCCAATGGAGTTGCTTCTCCTGGCAGATCCTTCAGAGAAAATCGTGAAGGAATATACCTCCAGGGGAGAATGCTTTGCAGCGGAGCTCGAAAAGAAAATCGTTGGCGTTTACGTCTTACTGCCAACAAGACCGGAAACTGTCGAGCTAGTGAATGTGGCGGTTGCAGAAGAGCTGCATGGGAAAGGGATAGGTAAACAGCTTGTGATGGATGCCGTAAAGGTGGCTAGGGAGAAAGGTTACAAGACCATTGAAGTCGGGACCGGGAATTCAGGCGTTGGCCAATTGGCCCTTTATCAAAAGTGTGGATTCAGGATCGTTGGGGTGGATTTGGACTTCTTCGTCAGACACTACCCGGAAGAGATTTTTGAAAATGGGATCCAATGCAGGGATATGATCCGGTTGTCACAGGATTTATAG
- a CDS encoding DUF5957 family protein, producing MRTFAAIILGLIGGFILGIALSSVIGIISMGLFNQPFGIKYLPYFTAVICAFLVPVMDEISLKKK from the coding sequence ATGAGAACATTTGCGGCAATAATTTTAGGCTTGATAGGTGGCTTTATATTAGGAATAGCTTTATCAAGTGTAATAGGAATTATAAGCATGGGATTATTCAATCAGCCGTTTGGAATTAAATATCTACCTTATTTCACAGCAGTTATATGTGCCTTTTTAGTTCCTGTGATGGATGAAATAAGTTTAAAGAAAAAATAG
- a CDS encoding DinB family protein yields the protein MNRTDLLLRMLDTTFDKESWYAPFKPAIEGLTAEQARWRPDGEATKTIWENVNHLIYYKERLTSKLEGREWTNTLDGNETFYLTEQLNDDREWIAVVQRVEMAQSRLREAISKTTTEVLEQNSLEEKLLDIMLHDAYHTGQIIQMRKMQGSWPSHR from the coding sequence ATGAATCGAACTGACTTGCTTTTAAGAATGCTCGATACTACGTTCGACAAGGAGAGTTGGTATGCCCCATTCAAACCTGCAATAGAAGGACTTACCGCGGAACAGGCTAGGTGGAGACCGGATGGAGAAGCGACGAAAACCATATGGGAGAATGTTAATCACCTTATTTATTATAAAGAGAGACTGACGTCAAAATTAGAGGGCCGTGAATGGACTAATACTCTCGATGGCAATGAAACCTTCTACCTTACCGAACAACTCAATGATGACAGAGAATGGATAGCAGTTGTACAGCGTGTAGAAATGGCTCAAAGCCGTTTAAGAGAAGCAATAAGTAAAACAACCACTGAAGTGCTAGAACAAAATTCTCTTGAAGAGAAGCTATTAGACATTATGCTTCACGATGCTTACCATACGGGTCAAATTATTCAAATGAGGAAGATGCAGGGGTCTTGGCCATCCCATCGTTGA